A region from the Deltaproteobacteria bacterium genome encodes:
- a CDS encoding response regulator has product MTEASATILVVDDEPKNVKLLEAHLIPQGYQVVRAYSGKEALEQLAKQPIDLVLLDVMMPEMDGFAVTKQIRKHRGTRLIPIILVTALSSTEDRVRGIEAGCDDFISKPFEASEVLARVKTLLRMNYFRSLLDEKEKFEYVMDRAPLGIVLLSPKFQLENCNKKAMELLGLNKQNLPKNFTDFLTSQFQIPSGQNLRGILLYDSTFELERPETKEFRPLILSLHSSPIRNPVGELTTIILLLTDITESRRKEFTELKFLDLISHKLRTPMMVIDGYANLLKDGVLGPLSEKQQEAVHSVWDKSSELIHTFEKQLGILGIHAGKARQHEATLGLSAFFQEKIGILKKLFERQFPDKKIELSYPSNEVSLTLRVNSEYFELIIKSLLENALKFNANVQAQVQITMEKREGELILAVTDNGMGIPPEEQEKIFELFYQIDKFRTGNVKGHGLGLTLVSDFMTALGGKTEVKSQIGKGSTFSLHFPISSQ; this is encoded by the coding sequence ATGACAGAAGCTTCAGCTACCATCTTAGTTGTTGATGATGAGCCCAAGAATGTTAAATTATTGGAAGCTCATTTAATTCCACAAGGCTATCAGGTGGTTCGTGCATATTCAGGAAAAGAAGCCTTAGAGCAATTAGCCAAACAACCCATTGATCTAGTCTTGTTAGACGTGATGATGCCCGAGATGGATGGGTTTGCTGTCACCAAACAAATTCGCAAGCATCGAGGCACACGCCTCATTCCTATCATCTTGGTGACGGCATTGAGTAGCACTGAGGATAGAGTGCGAGGTATCGAAGCCGGTTGTGATGATTTTATTTCTAAACCTTTTGAAGCAAGTGAAGTTTTAGCTCGGGTCAAGACATTGTTGCGGATGAATTACTTTCGTAGCCTCTTAGATGAAAAAGAAAAATTCGAATATGTCATGGATCGTGCCCCCTTGGGGATTGTTTTGCTTTCTCCCAAGTTCCAACTCGAAAATTGTAATAAAAAAGCCATGGAGTTGTTAGGGCTCAACAAGCAAAACTTACCCAAAAATTTTACCGATTTTTTAACAAGCCAATTTCAAATTCCATCTGGGCAGAACTTACGCGGCATTCTTTTGTATGATTCGACTTTTGAATTAGAAAGGCCTGAGACAAAAGAGTTTAGGCCATTAATTCTTTCGCTCCATAGTTCGCCCATCCGAAACCCAGTGGGAGAATTGACAACCATTATTTTATTGTTGACCGATATTACTGAAAGTCGGCGTAAAGAATTTACTGAATTAAAATTTTTGGATCTTATCTCTCACAAATTAAGAACCCCCATGATGGTGATTGATGGCTATGCCAATTTATTAAAAGATGGTGTGTTAGGCCCACTATCAGAGAAACAACAAGAAGCCGTGCATTCCGTGTGGGATAAATCGAGCGAATTGATTCATACCTTTGAAAAACAATTAGGGATTTTGGGGATTCATGCGGGTAAAGCCCGTCAGCATGAGGCTACCTTAGGATTGAGCGCTTTTTTCCAGGAAAAAATAGGCATCCTAAAAAAATTATTCGAAAGGCAATTTCCTGATAAAAAGATTGAACTTAGCTATCCTTCCAACGAGGTATCCCTTACTCTAAGAGTGAATTCAGAATATTTTGAATTAATAATTAAAAGTCTTTTAGAAAATGCCCTGAAATTTAATGCTAATGTTCAAGCTCAGGTTCAAATAACGATGGAAAAGCGTGAAGGGGAATTAATCTTAGCCGTAACCGACAATGGCATGGGCATTCCACCTGAAGAACAAGAAAAGATTTTTGAATTATTTTATCAGATCGACAAATTCCGCACCGGTAATGTTAAAGGGCATGGGCTAGGTTTAACACTGGTTAGCGATTTTATGACAGCTTTGGGGGGTAAAACAGAAGTTAAATCTCAAATAGGGAAGGGGTCTACTTTTTCTTTACATTTTCCCATTTCAAGCCAATAA
- a CDS encoding alkaline phosphatase family protein, giving the protein MKKFSLIVWIFVFQSACYHPHPVHQLPNIGKVEPRTLFLALDGVDYFLIAELKKEGYFKDFFNPAPFISTFPSVTGIGFTGIFKPLGVKKVPGYELKFYSLKDNKMEGGKLSEVYKIIFDFKLFFDRYRHKVEEKGLMYAFPGLAGKQDLKKTEELLYENGKNVLLSYVGGTDGSSHLLGRERTKRFLIYLDGYLHEIKQRYHERTGRDLRVVLFSDHGFLHKKAKNIRLGLLKQRLKENGFRIAKSIQSPYDVVTTRFGQLNSGVFFTTQSAQREKVARILAQTKGVDLVFWYNEDPKKIFVLNSKGEEAGFEFKSEQMYRYQIITGDPLNYIPVLEKNNLKVGQWIDEDTWFRMTYDHEYPDAGYRLYDGLTNLIENPGSILISTEKEYEYGSLAALVGTWTHFGHQGTHGGLFKESTWGFMMTDWGTKRVLPIALRYDQLFPFFIPEVTGGL; this is encoded by the coding sequence ATGAAGAAATTTAGCTTGATCGTTTGGATCTTTGTTTTTCAGAGTGCTTGTTATCACCCTCATCCGGTTCATCAGCTGCCTAACATTGGTAAAGTTGAACCACGCACTTTATTTTTAGCCCTTGATGGGGTAGATTATTTTCTCATCGCAGAGCTCAAAAAAGAAGGGTATTTCAAAGATTTTTTTAACCCCGCTCCTTTCATTTCAACTTTTCCTTCGGTCACCGGCATTGGTTTTACAGGGATCTTTAAACCCCTCGGGGTAAAAAAGGTGCCAGGTTATGAACTAAAGTTTTATTCCCTAAAAGATAATAAAATGGAAGGCGGCAAATTAAGCGAGGTTTACAAAATAATTTTTGATTTTAAGTTATTTTTTGATCGATACCGTCATAAGGTAGAAGAGAAGGGCCTTATGTACGCCTTCCCCGGGCTGGCTGGCAAACAAGATCTCAAAAAAACAGAAGAATTACTCTATGAAAATGGTAAAAACGTGCTGCTCAGCTATGTAGGGGGGACTGATGGTTCTAGTCATTTGTTAGGTAGAGAACGTACTAAACGGTTTTTGATTTATCTCGATGGTTATTTGCATGAAATAAAACAGCGATACCATGAGCGTACGGGCAGAGACCTTCGAGTGGTGCTATTTTCCGACCACGGTTTTCTCCACAAAAAGGCCAAAAATATTAGGCTCGGCCTATTAAAACAACGTTTGAAAGAAAATGGGTTTCGTATCGCCAAATCGATTCAATCGCCTTACGATGTTGTGACAACCCGTTTTGGGCAACTTAACTCTGGGGTTTTTTTCACAACTCAGAGCGCCCAACGTGAGAAGGTAGCCAGAATACTCGCTCAAACAAAAGGGGTGGATTTAGTTTTTTGGTATAATGAGGATCCCAAAAAGATTTTTGTCTTAAATTCTAAAGGCGAAGAAGCAGGGTTTGAATTTAAGTCGGAGCAAATGTATCGTTATCAAATCATCACAGGCGATCCTTTGAATTATATTCCAGTACTCGAAAAAAATAATTTAAAGGTGGGGCAATGGATAGACGAAGATACATGGTTTCGAATGACCTATGATCATGAATACCCTGATGCAGGGTATCGCCTTTATGATGGCTTAACAAATTTAATTGAAAATCCGGGTTCTATTTTAATTAGTACTGAAAAGGAATATGAATATGGTTCATTGGCAGCCCTAGTTGGTACATGGACTCATTTCGGTCATCAAGGTACTCATGGGGGATTATTTAAAGAAAGCACTTGGGGTTTTATGATGACCGATTGGGGTACTAAAAGGGTGTTGCCCATTGCTTTACGCTATGATCAACTTTTTCCGTTCTTTATTCCAGAGGTGACAGGAGGGCTGTAG
- a CDS encoding ATP-binding protein: MLPRQLEPIIINDLKKKMVFIAGPRQCGKTTLAKAITKKVKIPFSYYSWDIDEQRLDLLKNRLDVHSQLWIFDELHKYSRWRNWLKGKYDQFHDDHRILVTGSAKLDAYSRGGDSLQGRYYFHRLHPFTLSELHQKKLLPLEEIVKFEMKIPTSLHRQLKDLLVLGGFPEPLFSGSEKEAGRWRLAYGARLIRDEIRTLEKVVDLDKMELLLDRLPVTVGSVLSINSLKEDLEVAFETVRHWVAIFEKLYAIFRVAPFGAPRIKAVKKEQKLYFWDWSKVENEASRFENLVALHLLRFVHWRQDVEGEKWELRYFRDVVGHEVDFILLKQGKPWAAIEVKLNEQNLDSNLKYLLERVSFPYAFQVSLMGNKDWMTSPINGCTARIMPATRFLAHF, translated from the coding sequence ATGCTACCTCGCCAATTAGAACCCATTATTATTAATGATCTCAAAAAAAAGATGGTTTTTATTGCGGGTCCACGGCAATGTGGCAAGACTACCTTGGCTAAGGCCATCACAAAAAAGGTCAAAATTCCTTTTAGCTATTACAGCTGGGATATTGATGAACAAAGATTAGACCTGTTAAAAAATCGTCTGGATGTCCATTCGCAATTATGGATTTTTGATGAGTTGCACAAATATTCCAGGTGGCGAAATTGGCTTAAAGGGAAATACGATCAATTTCATGACGATCATCGTATTTTAGTGACGGGTAGTGCCAAATTAGATGCCTATAGTCGAGGCGGTGATTCTCTACAGGGCAGGTACTATTTTCACCGGCTTCATCCTTTTACTTTATCAGAACTTCATCAAAAAAAACTTCTCCCATTAGAAGAAATAGTTAAGTTTGAAATGAAAATTCCAACCTCCCTGCATCGGCAACTTAAGGATCTTTTGGTGCTAGGAGGGTTTCCAGAACCTTTATTTTCTGGGTCTGAGAAAGAAGCAGGTCGTTGGAGGCTGGCCTATGGAGCTAGATTAATTCGAGATGAAATTCGAACCCTCGAAAAGGTTGTGGATTTAGATAAAATGGAGCTACTTTTAGATCGATTGCCGGTTACAGTAGGTTCTGTTTTATCCATCAATAGTCTCAAAGAGGATCTAGAAGTTGCTTTCGAAACCGTTCGTCATTGGGTCGCCATTTTTGAAAAATTATATGCTATTTTTCGAGTCGCTCCTTTTGGAGCCCCTCGAATCAAGGCTGTTAAGAAAGAACAAAAACTTTATTTTTGGGACTGGAGCAAAGTAGAGAATGAAGCCAGTCGTTTTGAAAACCTGGTTGCTCTCCATTTGTTGCGATTTGTTCACTGGCGACAGGATGTAGAAGGCGAAAAATGGGAATTGCGATATTTTAGGGATGTGGTGGGGCATGAAGTAGACTTTATTTTGCTTAAACAAGGCAAACCATGGGCAGCTATTGAGGTGAAATTAAACGAACAAAACTTAGATTCTAATCTAAAATATTTATTAGAGAGAGTCTCATTTCCCTATGCCTTTCAAGTTAGTTTAATGGGAAATAAAGATTGGATGACTTCTCCTATCAACGGATGCACCGCGCGAATCATGCCCGCAACTCGATTTCTCGCCCATTTTTAA
- a CDS encoding methylmalonyl-CoA mutase family protein, giving the protein MSHDEKFKKAHDHLYLPKDPDHEYLEQLGFPGAYPFTRGVQPTMYRGRHWTMRMYAGFGTAEESNQRYRYLIEKGGTGLSVAFDLPTQMGYDSDHPRSRGEVGKSGVAIDSLADMEVLFKNIPLDKVSTSMTINATAAILLALYIAVAEKQGVPCEKLSGTIQNDLLKEYIARGTYIYPPKHSMRIITDVFAYCKDHVPNWNTISISGYHIREAGSTAVQEVAFTLANGLAYVQAALDSGLKVDDFAKRLSFFFNAHNNFLEEIAKFRAARRLWARLMKERFHANERSCALRFHTQTGGSTLQAQQIDNNVVRVAYQAMAAVLGGTQSLHTNSRDEALALPTEASAMLALRTQQILAYETGITETIDPLGGSYFIEHLTDEIEKKAHEYIEKIDALGGAVAAIEQGFQQREIQESAYQYQKGIEEEKIIIVGVNKFQNHEESQPEILKVDPKLESSQIARLKSLKQNRDQKKVNEALLQLEKAARASENLMPLILNAVRCYGTLGEISDVLRKTFGLYQENVVL; this is encoded by the coding sequence ATGTCTCATGATGAAAAATTTAAAAAAGCCCATGATCACCTCTATTTGCCCAAAGACCCCGACCATGAATATTTAGAGCAACTTGGCTTTCCTGGCGCTTACCCCTTCACGCGTGGGGTACAACCCACCATGTACCGTGGGCGCCATTGGACGATGCGCATGTATGCTGGGTTTGGCACGGCCGAAGAATCTAACCAACGCTATCGTTACCTGATCGAAAAGGGTGGCACGGGGCTTTCGGTGGCCTTTGATCTGCCAACTCAGATGGGCTACGATTCCGATCACCCTCGTTCGCGTGGCGAAGTGGGTAAATCAGGTGTCGCCATTGATTCGCTGGCCGACATGGAAGTACTTTTTAAAAATATTCCCCTTGATAAAGTCTCCACCTCAATGACCATCAACGCAACAGCGGCCATTCTCCTTGCCCTCTACATTGCAGTGGCCGAAAAACAAGGGGTCCCTTGCGAAAAGTTATCGGGCACGATTCAAAATGATTTGCTGAAAGAATACATCGCTCGTGGCACCTATATTTACCCACCCAAACATTCAATGCGTATCATTACGGATGTATTTGCCTATTGCAAAGACCATGTGCCCAATTGGAATACCATTTCTATTTCGGGTTATCATATTCGTGAAGCTGGCTCGACGGCGGTACAAGAAGTGGCCTTTACCTTAGCTAATGGCCTAGCCTATGTTCAAGCCGCCCTCGATTCGGGCCTGAAAGTCGACGACTTTGCTAAACGGCTTTCTTTCTTTTTTAATGCCCATAATAATTTTTTAGAAGAAATTGCTAAATTCCGCGCCGCACGAAGGCTATGGGCCAGACTCATGAAAGAACGTTTTCATGCCAATGAGCGTAGCTGTGCCTTACGTTTTCATACTCAAACCGGTGGTTCTACCCTACAGGCCCAACAAATTGACAACAATGTTGTACGGGTTGCCTATCAGGCTATGGCCGCTGTATTGGGTGGCACGCAAAGTTTACATACCAATTCACGTGATGAAGCTTTGGCCCTCCCCACCGAAGCCTCAGCCATGCTCGCTTTGCGAACCCAACAAATCTTAGCCTATGAAACCGGAATCACTGAAACCATCGATCCCTTGGGCGGCTCTTATTTCATTGAACACTTAACCGACGAAATCGAAAAAAAGGCGCATGAGTATATCGAAAAAATTGATGCACTAGGGGGTGCGGTTGCAGCTATTGAGCAAGGGTTTCAACAAAGAGAGATTCAAGAATCGGCATACCAATACCAAAAAGGTATCGAAGAAGAAAAGATTATCATCGTAGGGGTAAATAAATTCCAAAATCACGAAGAATCGCAACCCGAGATTTTAAAAGTTGATCCAAAATTAGAATCTTCGCAAATTGCCAGATTAAAATCGTTGAAGCAAAACCGTGATCAGAAAAAAGTTAATGAGGCTTTATTACAATTAGAAAAGGCTGCCCGAGCTAGCGAAAATTTAATGCCGTTGATCCTTAATGCCGTGCGTTGTTACGGAACTTTAGGAGAAATCAGCGACGTACTTCGCAAAACCTTTGGGCTTTATCAGGAAAACGTAGTCCTTTAA
- the elbB gene encoding isoprenoid biosynthesis glyoxalase ElbB, giving the protein MKKIAVVLSGCGVMDGSEIHEAVITLLALDRAGAQAIKIAPNIELEEINHLTNQPTGKKRNVLQESARIARGDIKDIAVVKASDVDGLIFPGGYGAAKNLCDFATKGAEAKPHPEVARLVKEVYAAKKPIGALCIAPALMACILGRELHPELTIGNDAGTAAALEKMGARHVAVTASEIVIDKQNKIVSTPAYMCARSIKEAADGIEKLVTAVLKLA; this is encoded by the coding sequence ATGAAAAAAATAGCTGTGGTTTTATCGGGTTGTGGAGTGATGGATGGTTCTGAGATTCATGAAGCGGTGATAACTTTATTAGCCTTAGATCGTGCGGGTGCTCAGGCTATTAAGATCGCTCCCAATATAGAATTAGAGGAGATTAACCACTTAACCAATCAACCCACAGGTAAAAAACGTAATGTGCTGCAAGAGTCGGCGCGCATAGCCCGTGGTGATATTAAAGACATCGCAGTGGTGAAAGCCAGTGATGTTGATGGATTAATTTTCCCGGGTGGCTATGGTGCAGCTAAAAACCTCTGTGACTTTGCAACAAAAGGGGCTGAAGCAAAACCTCACCCCGAGGTGGCTCGTTTGGTTAAAGAAGTCTATGCTGCTAAGAAACCCATTGGAGCTCTTTGCATTGCCCCAGCCTTGATGGCCTGCATCTTAGGTCGAGAACTTCATCCCGAACTAACGATTGGCAATGATGCCGGCACTGCTGCGGCTTTAGAAAAAATGGGGGCAAGACATGTTGCAGTGACGGCAAGTGAAATTGTGATTGATAAACAAAATAAAATTGTTTCAACCCCCGCTTACATGTGTGCCCGTAGCATCAAAGAAGCTGCCGATGGGATTGAGAAATTAGTTACCGCAGTTTTGAAGCTGGCTTAA
- a CDS encoding DUF4149 domain-containing protein — MIKFLQIIYLLALSLWTGGMVYFSAFLAPMAFRHLAKEIAGEFVGVLFPTYYHIGYGLGGVMLIATVLETMIDREAHWFRMIAIVIMLGCSFYAGVKILPQTHQIKQELKTMSEQPSELAQTKQAIFRRLHRQAVILNGLTLILGIILITNFSLRIR; from the coding sequence ATGATAAAATTTCTACAGATTATTTATTTGTTGGCTCTGAGTTTATGGACCGGGGGCATGGTTTATTTCAGTGCCTTTTTAGCCCCCATGGCCTTTCGCCATTTGGCTAAAGAAATTGCGGGTGAATTTGTTGGGGTATTATTTCCAACCTATTATCATATTGGGTATGGCCTAGGTGGGGTCATGCTCATTGCCACAGTTCTCGAAACCATGATCGATCGAGAGGCCCATTGGTTTAGAATGATTGCTATTGTCATTATGTTGGGATGCTCTTTTTATGCGGGAGTCAAAATTTTGCCCCAAACCCATCAAATAAAACAAGAACTGAAGACCATGTCTGAACAACCTTCAGAGTTAGCCCAAACTAAACAAGCCATCTTCCGCCGTTTACATCGACAAGCTGTGATTTTAAACGGCCTTACGTTAATTCTTGGAATTATTTTGATTACCAATTTTTCACTTCGGATCAGGTAA
- a CDS encoding CBS domain-containing protein: MMKCPSCRHTNLAGADTCEKCGQELTSVNIYLPKSELEATLIQEPVTKLKPRSALVATPETSIYDVAHTITINKSSVLVVEAQKLLGIVTERDILYKAMSEGLDMDKTPVKQIMTQDPETICSDDSIACALHIMSVGGFRNVPVLEGEKPVYVVTIWDILRYIAESTD; encoded by the coding sequence ATGATGAAATGTCCTTCTTGCCGTCATACCAATTTAGCTGGCGCTGATACTTGTGAAAAATGCGGGCAAGAATTAACTTCGGTTAACATCTATTTGCCCAAATCAGAACTCGAAGCAACGTTGATCCAAGAACCGGTTACAAAATTAAAACCTCGTTCTGCGTTAGTGGCTACTCCTGAAACGAGTATTTACGATGTGGCTCACACTATCACCATTAATAAGAGCAGCGTTTTGGTGGTTGAAGCCCAAAAACTGCTTGGGATTGTTACCGAACGCGATATCCTTTACAAGGCCATGAGTGAGGGCCTCGATATGGACAAAACTCCCGTCAAACAAATCATGACTCAAGACCCCGAAACTATTTGCAGCGATGATTCTATCGCCTGCGCCCTGCATATTATGTCGGTGGGAGGGTTTCGCAATGTGCCCGTGTTAGAAGGCGAAAAACCGGTTTACGTCGTGACAATCTGGGATATCTTGCGCTACATTGCCGAATCGACAGATTAA
- a CDS encoding peroxiredoxin: protein MMLQVQQKAPDFKATAVMENNEFKQISLADYRGKHVVLFFYPLDFTFVCPTEIIAFSEAIEEFKKRNVQVLGASIDSHFSHLAWKNTARKDGGLGSINYPLIADTNKEISRKYGVLLEDAGIALRGLFLIDKEGILRQQTVNDLPLGRNVEETLRLVDALQFVEKHGEVCPANWKPGADTIKPNVKDSKQYFGKHG, encoded by the coding sequence ATTATGTTACAAGTTCAACAAAAGGCCCCTGACTTTAAAGCCACGGCGGTCATGGAAAATAACGAGTTCAAACAAATCAGCTTAGCCGATTACCGCGGAAAACACGTGGTGCTTTTCTTTTATCCGTTAGATTTCACCTTTGTTTGCCCAACCGAAATTATCGCCTTTAGTGAAGCCATTGAAGAATTCAAAAAGCGCAACGTACAAGTGCTGGGCGCTTCAATCGATAGTCATTTTTCTCACTTGGCCTGGAAAAATACTGCTCGTAAAGACGGCGGTCTTGGTTCCATTAATTATCCCTTAATTGCCGACACCAACAAGGAAATTTCCCGCAAATACGGCGTGCTATTAGAAGACGCAGGTATTGCCTTACGCGGTCTTTTCCTAATCGATAAAGAAGGCATTTTACGCCAACAAACGGTAAACGATTTGCCTTTGGGCCGCAACGTCGAAGAAACCTTGCGCCTGGTAGATGCCTTACAATTTGTGGAAAAACATGGTGAAGTTTGCCCAGCCAATTGGAAACCCGGGGCTGACACGATTAAGCCTAACGTGAAAGACTCCAAACAATACTTCGGCAAGCATGGTTGA
- a CDS encoding acyl-CoA synthetase, whose protein sequence is MYNLAYDICDRHAHHHHHKNWAALYWENEAGKKIQLKFEQVARLSNRFANLLASLTLEKETRILFHLPNIPFFQIAFLGCLKSRILPIPTSTQLTEPELEAILQDSKARVVLTHATQIKKFIPLQPYLDHILVLESPHTDFPSAQYHRIEDLLKNSSQNFNISPTHPNDPAFILYTSGASGKSKGVLHAHRSIPAHDERIEKWHSLKSRQVIFNTSPLNWSYALTSNFLDAWRHGITTLTCDGNLTAEKIIELIKRYHVHTFMSVPGIFRRLINHLEQKPISLPHLKVANSAGESLNPELKEKFLLLTGILILEGLGMTENSVYITERYGEISRPGSCGKPYFPEWVKILDGEIAIHRNHPGLMLGYLNPKGELENPFQGDWFLTRDLAYQDEEGYIFYQGRSDDIFNSGGFKISPLEIENVLNQYPEVQESAVIGKELQPGKTITMAYVVYKKSVDDYLQLKKSILDFCGERLAKYKIPHEIAFVGSLAKTANGKIKRN, encoded by the coding sequence GTGTATAATCTTGCCTACGACATTTGTGATCGTCATGCCCACCACCATCACCATAAAAATTGGGCTGCCCTTTATTGGGAAAATGAAGCCGGCAAAAAAATCCAATTAAAATTCGAACAAGTGGCTAGGCTCAGCAATCGCTTTGCCAACTTGTTAGCATCGTTAACGTTAGAAAAAGAAACTCGAATTCTTTTTCATTTGCCTAATATCCCCTTTTTTCAAATCGCATTCTTAGGTTGTTTAAAATCTAGAATTCTTCCTATCCCTACAAGCACTCAATTAACCGAGCCTGAATTAGAGGCCATTCTTCAAGATAGTAAAGCTAGAGTTGTTTTGACCCACGCAACTCAAATAAAAAAATTTATTCCCCTACAACCCTATCTTGATCACATCTTGGTTCTAGAATCCCCCCATACCGATTTTCCTTCTGCCCAATACCATCGTATCGAAGATTTACTAAAAAATTCTTCCCAAAATTTTAATATCTCCCCTACTCACCCCAATGACCCGGCATTTATTCTTTACACTTCGGGGGCTTCTGGAAAGTCAAAGGGAGTTTTGCATGCTCATCGCAGCATTCCTGCCCATGATGAACGCATTGAAAAATGGCACAGTCTAAAATCACGCCAAGTCATTTTTAACACCAGCCCGCTCAATTGGTCTTATGCCCTAACCAGCAATTTCTTAGATGCTTGGCGCCACGGCATCACAACCCTCACCTGTGATGGCAACTTGACAGCAGAAAAAATCATTGAGCTCATTAAGCGCTATCATGTTCATACTTTCATGTCGGTCCCGGGGATTTTTCGCCGACTCATTAACCATTTAGAGCAAAAGCCTATCTCGCTGCCTCATCTTAAAGTGGCCAATAGTGCCGGCGAAAGTCTTAACCCAGAACTGAAAGAAAAGTTTTTACTCCTCACAGGGATTCTGATTTTAGAAGGGCTGGGAATGACCGAAAACTCGGTGTATATTACAGAACGTTATGGTGAAATCAGCAGACCCGGTAGTTGTGGAAAGCCCTATTTTCCAGAATGGGTCAAGATCTTAGACGGAGAGATTGCTATTCACCGCAATCATCCAGGGCTTATGTTGGGTTATTTGAACCCAAAGGGCGAATTAGAAAACCCTTTTCAGGGGGATTGGTTTTTAACCAGAGACCTGGCTTATCAAGACGAAGAGGGTTACATCTTTTACCAGGGAAGAAGCGACGACATTTTTAACAGCGGTGGATTTAAAATTTCGCCCTTGGAAATTGAAAATGTGCTGAATCAGTACCCTGAAGTTCAAGAAAGTGCGGTGATAGGAAAAGAACTGCAGCCCGGCAAAACCATCACGATGGCTTATGTGGTGTATAAAAAATCGGTGGATGATTATTTGCAATTAAAAAAATCTATTCTAGATTTTTGCGGTGAACGACTTGCAAAATACAAAATTCCGCATGAGATTGCTTTTGTAGGAAGCTTAGCTAAAACAGCCAATGGGAAAATAAAAAGAAATTAA
- a CDS encoding HAMP domain-containing histidine kinase, which translates to MATHKNKNYLTTLQKGSLALCILLLLLGLWLLLSAYTHRYLQPNPWFLGVVLLLSGSLFMMLIVLHQRLLSKVDRVYLDIIQELQEHEEQLNLALKSAEQANLTKSEFLATMSHELRTPLNAIIGFSEVLLNMNFGPLNEKQREYVHDVWESGKHLLLLINDILDLSKVEAGKMDLYLSKIDLNWVVKNSLLMIKERALNHNLKIEVHIEEAASEIRGDERKIKQILFNLLSNAAKFTPDGGCVGLTVKPYDGEAVLLTVWDTGIGIDPRDQAKVFQEFVRIDNAYTRKTTGTGLGLALTKKLVELHGGKIWFDSPGVDQGTSFNFTLLRDPAKHRLKVSV; encoded by the coding sequence ATGGCTACTCATAAAAACAAAAACTATCTAACAACCTTGCAAAAAGGGTCGTTGGCCTTATGTATCCTTCTTTTACTGTTGGGTTTATGGCTTCTCTTAAGTGCTTATACCCACAGATATTTACAGCCCAATCCTTGGTTCCTAGGCGTGGTTCTTTTACTCAGTGGTTCTTTGTTTATGATGTTGATCGTGCTTCATCAACGATTGCTGAGCAAAGTCGACCGAGTTTACCTCGATATTATTCAAGAGCTGCAAGAACATGAAGAACAACTTAATTTAGCTCTTAAGTCGGCTGAACAGGCAAATCTTACCAAGAGTGAATTTTTGGCAACTATGTCCCATGAATTGCGCACGCCACTCAATGCCATCATTGGGTTTTCCGAAGTGTTGCTCAATATGAATTTTGGCCCATTGAATGAAAAGCAACGGGAATATGTTCACGATGTTTGGGAAAGCGGTAAACATTTGTTGCTACTGATTAATGATATTTTAGATCTTTCTAAAGTAGAAGCCGGCAAAATGGATCTTTACTTAAGCAAAATTGATTTAAATTGGGTGGTTAAGAATAGTTTACTCATGATTAAAGAGCGGGCCCTTAATCATAATTTAAAAATAGAAGTTCATATTGAAGAAGCGGCGAGCGAAATTCGAGGTGATGAGCGTAAAATTAAACAAATACTTTTTAATCTCTTGTCGAATGCTGCCAAATTTACCCCCGATGGTGGTTGTGTGGGTCTCACCGTAAAGCCTTATGATGGAGAGGCGGTATTATTAACGGTGTGGGATACAGGCATTGGGATCGACCCAAGAGACCAAGCCAAAGTTTTTCAAGAATTTGTTCGCATTGACAATGCCTATACCCGCAAAACCACAGGCACTGGGCTAGGGCTAGCCCTAACCAAAAAATTGGTAGAACTGCATGGGGGTAAGATCTGGTTTGATAGCCCAGGGGTTGATCAGGGGACGAGTTTTAATTTTACGTTGCTTCGTGATCCAGCCAAGCACCGTTTGAAAGTGAGTGTATGA